From a single Centropristis striata isolate RG_2023a ecotype Rhode Island chromosome 14, C.striata_1.0, whole genome shotgun sequence genomic region:
- the abitram gene encoding protein Abitram: MDSVEQKDTEATAPSVIDRYYTRWFRADMKGKPCEDHCILQHSNRICVITLAETHPILQNGRTIKSINYQISNCCSRLNNKVSGKSKRGGQFLTDFAPLCRITCTDETEYTIYSCIRGRLLEVNESILETPSLLLEKPFTEGYIAVILPKFEESKSITENLLSREEFESIVSKRTVAQSQPS, encoded by the exons ATGGACAGTGTGgagcaaaaagacacagaagcgACGGCGCCTTCAGTTATCGACCGATATTACACACGATGGTTCAGAGCCG atATGAAGGGGAAGCCGTGTGAGGACCACTGCATCCTCCAGCATTCAAACAG AATCTGCGTCATCACGTTGGCAGAGACTCACCCGATCCTTCAGAATGGCCGTACGATCAAAAGCATCAATTACCAGATCAGTAATTGCTGCAGTCGGCTCAACAATAAAGTGTCTGGGAAGTCCAAGCGG GGGGGTCAGTTCCTTACGGATTTTGCACCTCTGTGTAGGATAACATGCACGGATGAAACTGAATACACAATCTACAG CTGCATCCGGGGCCGTCTACTTGAGGTCAATGAGAGTATTTTAGAAACACCTTCTCTTTTGCTGGAAAAG CCATTCACTGAAGGATACATCGCTGTCATCTTGCCAAAGTTTGAGGAGAGCAAGAGCATAACTGAGAATCTTCTGAGCAGAGAGGAGTTCGAGAGCATCGTCTCTAAACGTACCGTCGCCCAGTCTCAACCATCATGA
- the sla1a gene encoding src like adaptor 1a isoform X2: MGNMMRGVSATVNGKTNKMDSSVKGPEDDMVVVLDDYPSPEISEPIFRMGEKLRLVAQEAYWWRVRCVLTQKENYIPNSHVAKVYHGWLFEGVERQKAEELLSLPGTRVGSFLVRESARERGLYSLSVKHRMVKHYRIFRLDNSWYYISPRLTFQCLEDMINHYCDFADGLCCVLTAPCLSTTIPPSDVTPGAPPVVMRRNFDWKKIDRTQLVSTDSCTDNMVSYGVRNSIAAYLSFSGTEGSRESRSQSRKKKSKSVYAIPEHNRGNMDYEDDF, from the exons ATGGGGAATATGATGCGAGGCGTTAGTGCCACGGTCAACGGCAAGACAAACAAAATGGACAGCTCTGTGAAAG GTCCGGAGGACGACATGGTGGTGGTGCTTGACGACTACCCATCGCCTGAAATCAGCGAGCCCATCTTCAGGATGGGGGAGAAGCTGAGACTCGTCGCTCA GGAGGCCTACTGGTGGAGAGTACGCTGTGTCTTAACACAAAAGGAGAACTACATACCCAACAGCCATGTGGCAAAAGTGTACCATGG CTGGCTGTTTGAGGGGGTGGAGAGGCAGAAGGCCGAAGAGCTGCTGAGTCTACCTGGGACCAGAGTGGGCTCCTTCCTGGTGCGGGAGAGCGCCAGAGAGAGAG GTCTGTATTCGCTCTCAGTGAAGCACAGGATGGTAAAGCACTATCGTATCTTCAGACTGGATAACAGCTGGTACTACATCTCCCCTCGCTTGACTTTCCAGTGCCTAGAAGATATGATCAACCACTACTGTG ACTTTGCAGACGGCCTCTGTTGTGTGTTAACCGCCCCCTGTCTGTCGACTACCATCCCGCCATCTGATGTGACTCCTGGAGCTCCGCCTGTAGTCATGCGACGCAACTTCGACTGGAAGAAAATAGACAG GACACAGCTGGTCAGCACGGACAGCTGCACGGATAACATGGTCAGCTATGGGGTCAGGAACAGCATTGCCGCCTACCTGTCCTTTTCTGGGACTGAAGGCTCCAGGGAGAGCAGATCGCagagcagaaagaaaaagagtaaATCTGTTTATGCGATCCCTGAACACAATCGTGGAAACATGGACTACGAGGACGACTTCTag
- the sla1a gene encoding src like adaptor 1a isoform X1, which produces MVQQQREVKRLRKPHIGAYIHSIILTLGWTWSVWRMGNMMRGVSATVNGKTNKMDSSVKGPEDDMVVVLDDYPSPEISEPIFRMGEKLRLVAQEAYWWRVRCVLTQKENYIPNSHVAKVYHGWLFEGVERQKAEELLSLPGTRVGSFLVRESARERGLYSLSVKHRMVKHYRIFRLDNSWYYISPRLTFQCLEDMINHYCDFADGLCCVLTAPCLSTTIPPSDVTPGAPPVVMRRNFDWKKIDRTQLVSTDSCTDNMVSYGVRNSIAAYLSFSGTEGSRESRSQSRKKKSKSVYAIPEHNRGNMDYEDDF; this is translated from the exons AtggtgcagcagcagagagaagttAAGAGGTTAAGAAAACCACATATTGGTGCGTACATTCACAGTATCATTCTGACTTTAGGCTGGACCTGGTCCGTGTGGAGGATGGGGAATATGATGCGAGGCGTTAGTGCCACGGTCAACGGCAAGACAAACAAAATGGACAGCTCTGTGAAAG GTCCGGAGGACGACATGGTGGTGGTGCTTGACGACTACCCATCGCCTGAAATCAGCGAGCCCATCTTCAGGATGGGGGAGAAGCTGAGACTCGTCGCTCA GGAGGCCTACTGGTGGAGAGTACGCTGTGTCTTAACACAAAAGGAGAACTACATACCCAACAGCCATGTGGCAAAAGTGTACCATGG CTGGCTGTTTGAGGGGGTGGAGAGGCAGAAGGCCGAAGAGCTGCTGAGTCTACCTGGGACCAGAGTGGGCTCCTTCCTGGTGCGGGAGAGCGCCAGAGAGAGAG GTCTGTATTCGCTCTCAGTGAAGCACAGGATGGTAAAGCACTATCGTATCTTCAGACTGGATAACAGCTGGTACTACATCTCCCCTCGCTTGACTTTCCAGTGCCTAGAAGATATGATCAACCACTACTGTG ACTTTGCAGACGGCCTCTGTTGTGTGTTAACCGCCCCCTGTCTGTCGACTACCATCCCGCCATCTGATGTGACTCCTGGAGCTCCGCCTGTAGTCATGCGACGCAACTTCGACTGGAAGAAAATAGACAG GACACAGCTGGTCAGCACGGACAGCTGCACGGATAACATGGTCAGCTATGGGGTCAGGAACAGCATTGCCGCCTACCTGTCCTTTTCTGGGACTGAAGGCTCCAGGGAGAGCAGATCGCagagcagaaagaaaaagagtaaATCTGTTTATGCGATCCCTGAACACAATCGTGGAAACATGGACTACGAGGACGACTTCTag